The Cytobacillus oceanisediminis genomic interval TAACTCACTTTAAACTTCTTAATAGAATCCAGCAGCTCCTCCGCCATCCCTGAAAGCGAAGCAGCAGATGCCGCAATTTCTTCCATGGACGCCAGCTGCTCTTCAGTAGCAGCGGATACGTCCTGGCTTTCGGCTGTGGTAACAGCGGCTATTTCTTCGATTGCGCTTACGAGTTCTACCACCTGGTCGGCACCTTCGGCCATGTCCTTGATGGATGAGGAAACTTCAGCGATCTGGCCTGAGACAGTGTCGGCAAATTGCTGGATGTGGCTGAAGGCATCTCCTGCATTGTTAACCAGGTCAATTCCTTTTTCCACTTCAGCTGTTCCTTTTTCCATGGAAGTAATGGCTTTGCTAGTATCCATTTGGATGGTTGAGATCAGTTCGCGGATGCTTTCCGTCGATTTGGATGATTGTTCTGCCAGCTTGCGGACTTCATCGGCTACAACGGCGAAGCCCCTTCCGTGCTCGCCTGCCCTCGCTGCTTCAATGGCTGCGTTTAGTGCGAGCAAATTCGTCTGAGCGGCAATTTCGGAAATAACATTGACAATCTGGCCAATTTCCTCCGAGCGCTTCCCTAATGTATGAACAATGGAACCTAATTCTGAAACTGTTAAATTAATGTTTTTCATCTGGTTCGTGGAAAGGTCGATTGCTTCATTTCCTTTTATAACCACTTCATTTGTCTCATTGGCGGTTTGGGCCACAACGTTTGTATTCAGCATGATCTGCTGAATGCGTCCGGACATCTCTTTTACAACAGAAGTGCTTTCTTTCACTTTTTCCGTCTGCTGCTCAGTAGCTGATGCTACTTCCTGGATGGAGTTGGCCACCTGCTCTGTTGCCATGTTATTCTGCTCGGAGCTTGCCGTCAGCTGCTCGGATGATGAAGCAAGATGAACCGCTTTTTCACTTACCTGGTTGATTAATTGCTGAAGCGAGGCGACCATCTTATTGAAGCTGATACCCAGTTTGCTGATTTCATCGTTATTTTTAACCTCAAACTTCTGGGTCAGATCTCCCTCGCTGACTTTATCTGTTGCTGCAATCAGCTGATTGAGCGGGCGTGTAATCGAACGGACAATAAAATATGAAATAAGTGCACCTATAAGTACAAAAATGGCTATGAATATAATCGTCGACATTAAGATAGGCTGTACGGCTGATGTTACTTCTTCCAGATTCATTGTGCCAAGCACCTTCATGCCTGTCAGTCCATTGGTGGTAAAGTGCATTTCTTTCTTTTCGCCATCAAGTGTATATTGGACTTGTCCTTTTTCCTTTTCCAGGACTTCCGGCAGCCAGCTTCCCTCTGCCTGTGTGCCCGGCTTCTCCTGCGGGTGCACTAAAAAGCTGCCCTCTGCACTTAAAATAGCAGGATATCCTTCTTTCC includes:
- a CDS encoding HAMP domain-containing methyl-accepting chemotaxis protein, whose protein sequence is MKKKKQKEKGSLFSFTIRKKLLLSFIIILLIPSISIGYISYQKAQDEITSQIEMSADDNVKILDQFIMDFIKTKMEDANHFSKRIKKDFYTAEELEETNKAFSQYKELNPEAVAIYAGSENGDLVIYPRADLPADFDATTRPWYQGAMEAKGKAFITEPYVDAVSGNILITVAQKLGDSSGVIGIDLSLSALSELSNNIKIGKEGYPAILSAEGSFLVHPQEKPGTQAEGSWLPEVLEKEKGQVQYTLDGEKKEMHFTTNGLTGMKVLGTMNLEEVTSAVQPILMSTIIFIAIFVLIGALISYFIVRSITRPLNQLIAATDKVSEGDLTQKFEVKNNDEISKLGISFNKMVASLQQLINQVSEKAVHLASSSEQLTASSEQNNMATEQVANSIQEVASATEQQTEKVKESTSVVKEMSGRIQQIMLNTNVVAQTANETNEVVIKGNEAIDLSTNQMKNINLTVSELGSIVHTLGKRSEEIGQIVNVISEIAAQTNLLALNAAIEAARAGEHGRGFAVVADEVRKLAEQSSKSTESIRELISTIQMDTSKAITSMEKGTAEVEKGIDLVNNAGDAFSHIQQFADTVSGQIAEVSSSIKDMAEGADQVVELVSAIEEIAAVTTAESQDVSAATEEQLASMEEIAASAASLSGMAEELLDSIKKFKVS